One segment of Alistipes finegoldii DSM 17242 DNA contains the following:
- a CDS encoding FKBP-type peptidyl-prolyl cis-trans isomerase has protein sequence MNTYIRFYDEGLQLMHPGAHFIFHIPATEDGPAERFIDTCMIAVGEDAGADEDEGDDFDETNFFLRNALVKGVVTLVPGLQYKVLKEGRGAVIAAHDEVYVNFAATPLARYPEFEPGQGDFIRAEGALSTFLPGIEKGLQQMRPGSRYVFWIGRDWSGSRGKGLIFEVGAVRLSQRRKRRLTSRLWIVESSALGLGAFCIG, from the coding sequence GTGAATACCTACATTCGGTTTTATGACGAGGGGTTGCAGCTCATGCACCCCGGCGCGCATTTCATCTTCCACATCCCCGCGACGGAGGACGGTCCTGCCGAACGGTTCATCGACACCTGCATGATCGCTGTGGGCGAAGATGCCGGGGCGGACGAGGACGAGGGGGACGATTTCGATGAAACGAATTTCTTTCTCCGGAATGCCCTCGTTAAAGGCGTCGTCACGTTGGTGCCCGGCCTTCAGTATAAGGTGCTTAAAGAGGGGCGCGGAGCCGTAATCGCGGCTCATGACGAGGTGTATGTGAACTTTGCCGCGACACCTCTTGCCCGTTATCCGGAGTTCGAGCCGGGTCAGGGCGATTTCATACGTGCGGAAGGGGCTCTTTCGACGTTCCTCCCCGGCATCGAAAAGGGCTTGCAGCAGATGCGTCCCGGTTCGCGGTATGTATTCTGGATAGGCAGGGATTGGTCCGGTTCGCGCGGGAAGGGCCTTATCTTCGAGGTCGGTGCTGTGCGTTTATCGCAACGACGGAAAAGACGATTGACATCTCGCCTATGGATCGTGGAGTCTTCCGCCCTTGGCCTCGGCGCGTTCTGCATCGGATAG
- a CDS encoding RNA-directed DNA polymerase: protein MNYDLLDTLFQAYFDVRKGKRNTVNQLRYELNMEHELLELYDDIVSRRYNPSRSICFLLTELEIKREIFGANFRDRIVHRLIHDQIAPLFERTFIADSYSCRKGRGTLYAIRRLDHHIRSCSRNYSRPCWVLKLDVQGYFFSIDRKILYAMLRSYLERHWTAYCAAQPAGRYMLDSELLFYLLERVIFHDSTQNCIVRGSRKVWADFPPSKSLFRAAPDCGLPIGNLTSQLFSNIYMDRFDQWMKRELKVRHYGRYVDDFFIVHEDRAYLKSLIPVIRDFLREELHLTLHPNKIHLQRADRGVLFVGGYVKPGRIYPSHRVIRRLLRMLDASRSHYGERQAPKFAASINSYLGGMKHFRCYRCLRRIIEANEWIYRYGWMRTDFAKFTLDHRVRAHAPCALVSDSLQNRLRPLQRGLSGTHENLDY, encoded by the coding sequence ATGAACTACGATCTTTTGGATACCCTATTCCAAGCGTATTTCGATGTCCGGAAAGGCAAACGCAATACGGTCAATCAGCTCCGCTACGAGCTGAATATGGAGCACGAGCTGCTGGAGCTTTACGACGACATCGTCTCGCGTCGGTATAATCCTTCGCGCAGCATTTGTTTCCTGTTGACGGAGTTGGAGATCAAACGCGAGATTTTCGGAGCGAATTTCCGGGATCGCATCGTTCACCGTCTGATCCATGACCAGATCGCTCCGCTTTTCGAGCGGACCTTCATCGCCGACTCCTATTCGTGCCGAAAAGGGAGGGGGACGCTTTACGCCATTCGGCGGCTCGATCATCATATCCGCAGTTGTTCGCGCAATTATTCGCGGCCGTGCTGGGTGCTCAAACTCGACGTGCAGGGCTACTTTTTCTCTATCGACCGCAAGATCCTCTACGCCATGCTGCGCAGTTATCTCGAACGTCATTGGACGGCATATTGCGCCGCGCAGCCGGCCGGACGTTACATGCTCGATTCGGAGCTGCTGTTCTATCTGCTCGAACGGGTGATTTTCCACGATTCGACGCAAAACTGCATCGTGCGCGGATCGCGAAAGGTGTGGGCCGATTTCCCTCCGAGCAAAAGTCTTTTTCGCGCTGCGCCCGACTGCGGTCTTCCCATCGGCAATCTGACTTCGCAGTTGTTCAGCAATATCTACATGGATCGCTTCGACCAGTGGATGAAACGGGAGCTGAAAGTGCGTCATTACGGCCGTTATGTGGACGACTTTTTCATTGTGCACGAGGATCGGGCTTATCTGAAATCGTTGATTCCCGTGATCCGCGATTTTCTGCGCGAGGAGTTGCATTTGACGCTTCATCCTAACAAAATTCATTTGCAGCGCGCCGACCGGGGTGTGTTGTTCGTCGGCGGCTATGTCAAGCCCGGACGGATCTATCCGAGCCATCGGGTGATCCGGCGGTTGCTTCGGATGCTCGATGCCAGCCGATCGCATTACGGAGAGCGACAGGCTCCGAAATTTGCCGCTTCGATAAACTCCTATTTGGGAGGGATGAAACATTTCCGGTGTTATCGCTGTCTCCGCCGGATCATCGAGGCCAACGAGTGGATATACCGCTACGGGTGGATGCGAACGGACTTTGCGAAGTTTACGCTCGATCATCGGGTTCGGGCGCATGCTCCCTGCGCCTTGGTTTCAGATTCGCTCCAGAATCGTTTGCGACCTTTGCAGCGTGGACTTTCCGGAACCCACGAGAATTTGGATTATTAA
- a CDS encoding FimB/Mfa2 family fimbrial subunit: MIDIKKYTKGKCTVRWLIAVLCVLAVSCVRDGEDPMPDGPSAGNSVRVEILLRAPESGSISRALTAGDETRIDNVLVLFFRKDGLKLHSVAKGSKLTAKPDDGKTYTFETSFSVESALASEPFTCIVLANVADRYDAQTWQSWRGKTYEALQAELMQSVTDKLHADNTAGFAMWGKANEDLIPSTPQQKLSVPLLRSVARVDVAVGEKVSNFTLTEVHIYKPNNRLSVMPKLDSYDASGHKVTTPSVPAGTTILTPNWKYVVAGNQIDYSIYIPESDVILKGDGTPGDVNHLNRCAIVVGGKYPDGNAPTTYYRIDFKEGTPASGGTPSGKLMDVLRNHRYNVRITQVMGRGEETPDKAYESRTADVTAEIITWTDNNQNIAFDGTNWASVERKEVHLNDGQGVEALLQLLSNVKPSQWSMQFSLPNGTATSAELTDASVSGSHFEVTKPADSPDAVTDQGGKLTIRTKEALPAGSQKRHEVLTIRIGRLELVVNLYQHPYSDTEWENGGDVENDF; this comes from the coding sequence ATGATAGACATTAAGAAATATACCAAAGGCAAATGCACAGTGAGATGGCTGATCGCCGTCTTGTGCGTTCTCGCGGTTTCGTGCGTGCGCGACGGCGAAGATCCGATGCCGGACGGTCCCTCTGCGGGGAACTCCGTGCGGGTCGAGATCCTGCTCCGGGCGCCCGAGTCCGGGAGCATCAGCCGTGCGCTGACCGCCGGGGACGAAACCCGCATCGACAACGTGCTCGTGCTGTTCTTCCGGAAGGACGGGCTGAAGCTGCATTCCGTGGCCAAGGGCAGCAAGCTGACCGCCAAGCCCGATGACGGCAAAACGTACACGTTCGAGACGAGCTTCTCCGTAGAGAGCGCCCTCGCCTCCGAGCCGTTCACGTGCATCGTGCTGGCCAACGTCGCCGACAGGTACGATGCCCAGACATGGCAGTCGTGGCGGGGAAAGACCTACGAAGCCCTGCAAGCGGAACTCATGCAGTCCGTGACGGACAAACTCCATGCGGACAACACCGCAGGCTTCGCCATGTGGGGCAAGGCCAACGAGGACCTCATCCCATCGACACCGCAGCAGAAACTTTCCGTACCGCTGCTTCGCAGCGTCGCCCGCGTGGACGTCGCCGTGGGTGAGAAAGTCTCGAACTTCACGCTCACGGAGGTTCACATCTACAAGCCCAACAACAGGCTGTCGGTGATGCCTAAGCTGGACAGCTACGATGCCTCCGGACACAAGGTTACGACCCCGTCCGTACCTGCCGGAACGACCATACTCACCCCGAACTGGAAGTACGTCGTTGCCGGAAACCAGATCGACTACTCGATCTATATTCCGGAATCGGACGTCATCCTGAAGGGCGACGGCACGCCCGGGGACGTCAACCACCTGAACCGCTGCGCCATTGTGGTGGGCGGGAAATACCCGGATGGGAACGCCCCGACCACCTACTACCGCATCGACTTCAAGGAGGGAACCCCGGCCAGTGGCGGCACTCCGTCGGGCAAGCTGATGGACGTGCTGCGCAACCACCGTTACAACGTCCGCATCACGCAGGTGATGGGACGTGGCGAGGAGACTCCCGACAAGGCTTACGAGTCCCGGACGGCGGACGTCACCGCCGAGATCATCACCTGGACGGACAACAACCAGAACATCGCCTTCGACGGGACGAACTGGGCGTCCGTGGAGCGTAAGGAGGTGCACCTGAACGACGGACAGGGCGTCGAGGCGCTGCTGCAACTGCTGAGCAACGTCAAGCCGTCGCAGTGGAGCATGCAGTTCTCGCTGCCGAACGGCACTGCCACCAGCGCGGAACTGACCGATGCCTCCGTTTCGGGCAGCCACTTCGAGGTGACCAAGCCCGCCGACAGCCCCGACGCCGTGACCGATCAGGGAGGCAAGCTGACCATCCGTACGAAAGAGGCCTTGCCCGCAGGCAGCCAAAAGCGGCACGAGGTGCTGACGATCCGCATCGGACGGCTCGAACTGGTGGTCAACCTGTACCAACACCCCTATTCGGACACCGAGTGGGAGAACGGGGGCGACGTCGAGAACGACTTTTAG
- a CDS encoding DUF805 domain-containing protein produces MNWYLKVVKEHYADFKGRARRREYWMFTLFNLIIMVVLTVIGILLRFPFIQTIYGLAVLVPALAVCVRRLHDLGKSGWMLLLSLIPLVNLYLIYLFCLEGEKKSNAWGPNPKASE; encoded by the coding sequence ATGAATTGGTATCTGAAAGTTGTAAAAGAACATTATGCTGACTTCAAAGGTCGTGCCCGCCGCCGGGAGTATTGGATGTTCACGCTGTTCAACCTGATCATAATGGTTGTACTGACCGTTATCGGCATCCTGTTAAGGTTTCCGTTTATCCAGACGATCTACGGACTGGCCGTGTTGGTTCCCGCATTGGCCGTGTGCGTGCGTCGCCTTCACGATTTGGGCAAGAGCGGTTGGATGCTGCTGCTCAGCCTGATTCCCCTTGTCAACCTTTATCTGATTTATCTCTTCTGCTTGGAGGGCGAGAAGAAGAGCAATGCTTGGGGCCCGAATCCCAAGGCTTCGGAGTGA
- a CDS encoding FimB/Mfa2 family fimbrial subunit, producing MRRALLLFGGASFLCGCVRDNRDDCLFPLRLQFSYTYNREGRDLFSAEVEQVRLYLFDSRSGELKASAVARSKDLGPDNTFTWNVAPGSYHAVAWGCSEGERYRVLSSERFPQSRLSIQTLSDGSSIEQKPEHLWYEIGRGLTVTGELQAPHPMDLHKLSNDVRVEVSGLRDEQFPRLSCTISASNGTYDFEGRTRDENPVVWLPESSRESDRSIHKFTVLRLAEGDDSRLHVEVLPDDSGRGLSGVIFDGSLSELLSANPAVDLDLDDEFVIRLESQLQPDGNFSVAIFVNDWHVIDMNGGL from the coding sequence ATGAGAAGAGCGCTCCTCCTTTTCGGAGGGGCCTCCTTCCTTTGCGGTTGTGTCCGGGATAACCGGGACGACTGCCTTTTTCCGCTTCGCCTGCAGTTCAGCTATACCTACAACCGCGAAGGCCGGGACCTTTTCTCCGCCGAGGTCGAACAGGTGCGCCTGTACCTGTTCGATTCCCGGAGCGGGGAACTGAAAGCCTCGGCCGTCGCCCGCAGCAAGGACCTCGGGCCGGACAATACGTTCACATGGAACGTGGCCCCCGGCTCCTACCATGCCGTAGCATGGGGATGTTCGGAAGGCGAACGATACCGGGTCCTTTCGAGCGAACGGTTTCCGCAAAGCCGCCTGTCGATACAGACCCTCTCTGACGGGTCGAGCATCGAGCAGAAGCCCGAACACCTGTGGTACGAGATCGGCCGCGGACTGACCGTCACCGGCGAGTTGCAGGCTCCGCATCCGATGGACCTGCACAAACTGAGCAACGACGTGCGCGTCGAGGTTTCGGGCCTTCGGGACGAGCAGTTTCCGAGGCTCTCCTGCACGATCAGCGCGTCGAACGGGACGTACGACTTTGAAGGCCGCACGCGGGACGAAAACCCCGTGGTGTGGCTTCCGGAATCGAGTCGGGAGAGCGACCGCTCCATCCATAAGTTCACGGTGCTGCGTCTGGCCGAGGGCGACGACTCGCGGCTGCACGTCGAGGTGCTTCCCGACGACAGCGGACGGGGCCTCTCCGGCGTGATCTTCGACGGGAGCCTCTCGGAACTGCTGTCGGCCAATCCCGCCGTGGACCTCGACCTGGACGACGAGTTCGTCATACGTCTGGAGTCGCAGCTTCAGCCCGACGGCAACTTCAGCGTCGCAATCTTCGTGAACGACTGGCACGTTATCGACATGAACGGCGGTCTGTGA
- a CDS encoding four helix bundle protein, with the protein MAHYQNLPVFKDAYDLLLRVYTVSRTFQRDFRYTIGEDLKKMLMTMMLCLFRANRSREKLCEVALCREHIEEVKIYLRILHDLKQLSLKQYVLLSERSEAISKQLAAWDKYLTKNAVVRRDGGESNDL; encoded by the coding sequence ATGGCGCACTACCAGAATCTTCCGGTATTTAAGGATGCCTACGATCTGCTGCTGCGCGTCTATACGGTCAGCCGGACGTTCCAGCGCGATTTCCGCTACACGATCGGCGAGGACCTGAAAAAGATGCTGATGACGATGATGCTCTGCCTGTTCCGGGCCAACCGAAGCCGCGAAAAACTCTGCGAGGTGGCGCTGTGTCGGGAGCATATCGAGGAGGTGAAGATCTACCTGCGGATTCTTCACGACCTGAAACAGCTTTCGCTCAAACAATACGTGTTGTTGAGCGAGCGGTCCGAGGCGATTTCCAAGCAACTGGCCGCATGGGACAAATACCTGACCAAAAACGCTGTCGTCCGCAGGGACGGGGGCGAATCGAACGATCTTTGA
- a CDS encoding PepSY-like domain-containing protein: MKTIAKLLFIAVLVFGGRLSAHADGREEPIAFDRLPQAAQTFLTTHFKDLTLAYIVADHKIMTVEYEVTYTDRTEVDFRADGSWESVERKYAPVPAAIVPKQIADFVAKNRLFDGQFIREIERNPYTWEIKLSGGLEITFDAQFNVIGYDD; this comes from the coding sequence ATGAAAACGATCGCAAAATTACTTTTTATTGCCGTTCTGGTATTCGGAGGTCGGTTGTCGGCCCATGCCGACGGCCGTGAAGAGCCTATTGCCTTCGACCGCCTGCCGCAGGCTGCTCAGACGTTCCTGACGACTCATTTCAAGGACCTCACGCTGGCTTATATCGTCGCCGACCATAAGATTATGACCGTCGAGTACGAGGTGACGTACACCGACCGCACGGAGGTGGACTTCCGCGCCGACGGATCGTGGGAAAGCGTCGAGCGCAAGTACGCTCCGGTTCCCGCGGCCATCGTTCCCAAGCAGATCGCCGATTTCGTAGCCAAGAACCGGCTCTTCGACGGACAGTTTATCCGGGAGATCGAGCGCAATCCCTACACGTGGGAAATCAAGCTTTCGGGCGGTCTGGAGATCACCTTCGACGCACAGTTCAACGTCATCGGCTACGACGACTGA
- a CDS encoding PepSY-like domain-containing protein: MKRNTIVMTLLVSALALASCEKTENTPRQPAVSEQAQAALAAKYPSASNVSWQTKGGYVVASFSLPVSRAEAGSDLAAWFDNGGAWYMTETDIEFSMLPVAVQTAFSESEYASAPWRVDDVDMLEREGVETIYVIEVEKRENGIETEVDLYYSADGVLVKMLTDSAPDYDYGDYIPSKPATSIEEWIRQNYPEARITEIDYEHGMTEVDIIDSRTPRELLFDGNNAWLYTKTEVRRTDVPENVMTTLAKSQYASYWIDDIDHYQTPDSEFWRFDLESAQGDVKVDISPDGELTLKQPGGNTGGNPGQGNGQLVDTTVAEFIASKYPGAQIVEQDYDDGLLEVEIWHEGREKDVYFNGQNAWVYTEWDIRRAELPQAVTAAIATSQWASYSIDDIEYVQTPTVEYYLVELERGKQEVDLRITAEGTIL, from the coding sequence ATGAAAAGAAACACTATTGTTATGACCTTGCTCGTGAGCGCATTGGCTCTGGCAAGTTGCGAAAAGACCGAAAACACTCCCCGACAGCCCGCCGTCAGCGAGCAGGCGCAGGCGGCCCTCGCGGCTAAATATCCTTCTGCATCGAATGTCAGCTGGCAGACTAAGGGCGGTTACGTCGTTGCGAGCTTTTCGCTTCCCGTATCTCGCGCCGAGGCCGGCAGCGATCTGGCCGCATGGTTCGACAATGGCGGCGCATGGTACATGACCGAAACGGACATCGAGTTCTCGATGCTTCCTGTCGCTGTTCAGACGGCTTTCTCAGAGAGCGAATACGCCTCGGCTCCGTGGCGCGTGGACGATGTGGACATGCTGGAGCGCGAAGGCGTGGAGACGATCTACGTCATCGAGGTCGAGAAACGCGAGAACGGCATCGAGACCGAAGTGGACCTCTACTATTCTGCTGACGGCGTGCTGGTCAAGATGCTGACGGACTCGGCTCCCGACTACGACTACGGAGACTACATTCCCTCGAAGCCCGCCACGAGCATCGAGGAGTGGATTCGGCAGAACTATCCCGAAGCCCGCATCACCGAGATCGATTACGAACACGGCATGACCGAGGTGGATATCATCGACTCCCGCACGCCGCGCGAACTGCTCTTCGACGGCAATAACGCTTGGCTCTACACGAAGACCGAGGTTCGGCGCACGGACGTTCCCGAAAACGTCATGACGACGCTTGCGAAGAGCCAGTACGCTTCGTATTGGATCGACGACATCGACCATTATCAAACGCCCGACAGCGAGTTCTGGCGCTTCGATCTGGAGTCTGCACAGGGCGACGTCAAGGTGGACATCTCCCCCGACGGAGAGCTTACGCTCAAACAGCCCGGCGGCAATACGGGCGGCAACCCCGGTCAGGGCAACGGTCAGTTGGTCGATACGACTGTCGCCGAGTTCATCGCCTCGAAATATCCGGGCGCGCAGATCGTGGAGCAGGATTACGACGACGGCCTTCTGGAAGTCGAGATTTGGCACGAGGGCCGCGAGAAGGATGTCTATTTCAACGGACAGAACGCTTGGGTTTACACCGAATGGGACATCCGCCGTGCGGAGCTTCCGCAGGCCGTCACAGCGGCTATTGCCACGTCGCAGTGGGCGAGCTATTCGATCGACGACATCGAGTATGTTCAGACGCCGACCGTGGAATACTATCTCGTGGAGTTGGAACGCGGCAAGCAGGAGGTCGATCTCCGTATCACGGCCGAGGGTACAATCCTTTGA
- a CDS encoding PepSY-like domain-containing protein — translation MNLKNLKMKHCAMMLAALVAGVLLFTECASMRIPYRRLPTKAKAFIETYFPTESCVYAERDRDDRRREYEVKLSNGTDIDFHASGAWKKVDCEYSFLPAGIVPQAIVDDLAERFPGARISKAERERGGYKLTLGSGAEMIYAADGRFIRVEYD, via the coding sequence ATGAACCTGAAAAATTTGAAGATGAAACATTGTGCGATGATGCTGGCCGCATTGGTCGCCGGTGTGCTGCTTTTTACTGAGTGCGCGTCGATGCGCATCCCTTACCGGCGTCTGCCTACCAAGGCGAAAGCCTTTATTGAAACTTACTTCCCGACCGAGAGTTGCGTCTATGCCGAGCGGGACCGCGACGACAGACGCCGCGAGTATGAAGTGAAGTTGTCTAACGGCACGGACATCGACTTCCACGCTTCGGGCGCTTGGAAAAAGGTGGACTGCGAATACTCGTTCCTGCCTGCGGGCATCGTGCCGCAGGCTATTGTCGACGACCTTGCCGAGCGCTTCCCCGGAGCAAGGATTTCGAAGGCCGAGCGCGAACGCGGCGGCTATAAGCTTACGCTGGGCAGCGGAGCGGAGATGATCTATGCGGCGGACGGAAGGTTTATCCGCGTGGAGTATGATTAG
- a CDS encoding PepSY-like domain-containing protein translates to MRKISTSAVLTAFLFLLLAAWGCDDEERISYGKLPSAARTFIETYFPTESCVYAERDRDDGRREYEVRLSNGAEIKFDAQGQWFEVDCKFSLLPAGIVPQTIAADIAARYPGAGAYKVERAMGGYEISIGSGVELIYSAAGTFVREERY, encoded by the coding sequence ATGAGAAAAATAAGTACCTCAGCCGTGCTGACGGCGTTCCTCTTTCTGCTGTTGGCAGCGTGGGGCTGCGACGACGAAGAGCGCATTTCCTACGGTAAGTTGCCTTCCGCCGCACGTACATTCATCGAGACCTACTTTCCGACCGAAAGTTGTGTGTATGCCGAGCGGGACCGCGACGACGGACGCCGCGAGTACGAGGTACGCCTGTCGAACGGCGCCGAAATCAAATTCGACGCGCAGGGACAGTGGTTCGAGGTGGACTGTAAGTTTTCACTGCTGCCCGCGGGTATCGTTCCTCAGACCATCGCCGCAGATATCGCTGCGCGCTATCCCGGCGCCGGCGCCTATAAGGTCGAACGCGCGATGGGCGGCTACGAGATTTCCATCGGCAGCGGGGTGGAGTTGATCTATTCGGCCGCCGGAACCTTCGTGCGTGAGGAACGCTACTGA
- a CDS encoding DUF3575 domain-containing protein, producing the protein MRIKRLILSLLLLACGSWVSGGELLSADPVGAGVDTLERSRTCREVGLKTNLIYDAAATVNLGVEFPLGRRWSMDVSGNYNGWTLSDNRKWKHWMVQPEFRFWTKARQRGHFVGIHLLGGEYNLNKVHLPFNFYPSTGAQRHEGWAAGAGLTYGYRWNFSERWGMEGQIGVGYIYTEYDEYCPNNCGVRIGSGTKHYVGPTKLALNLIYRFGKKKRMAEAARLAALNAPKPIIEERIVRDTVIIRDTVVIHASEPPRMFRNETYVLHLQYEAGSAKIVRTLADNGERLAAFKEFIDRIQGDSTVVIQRISLTGYCSIEGTAQYNDRLSSTRAHSLQEYLLDFYPWMKDIMHTAGRGEDWSGLLRLVEQSDNTAWKNAIERIILNTGVYEGRERKLMDLYGGEPYRWMFREFFPELRRIECKVEYEVKTE; encoded by the coding sequence ATGAGAATAAAGAGACTGATTTTATCATTGTTGCTGCTCGCATGCGGTTCTTGGGTTTCCGGAGGGGAATTACTCTCCGCAGACCCGGTGGGTGCCGGCGTCGATACGTTGGAGCGCTCGCGGACCTGCCGTGAGGTCGGCTTGAAGACGAACCTGATTTACGACGCGGCGGCCACGGTCAATCTGGGCGTGGAATTCCCGCTCGGCCGCAGGTGGTCGATGGACGTGTCCGGCAACTACAACGGGTGGACGCTGAGCGATAACCGCAAGTGGAAACACTGGATGGTGCAGCCGGAGTTCCGCTTCTGGACCAAGGCCCGGCAGCGGGGCCATTTTGTGGGCATACACCTGCTGGGCGGGGAGTACAACCTTAATAAGGTGCACCTTCCGTTTAACTTCTATCCCTCCACCGGCGCACAGCGTCATGAGGGGTGGGCTGCCGGCGCCGGCCTTACGTACGGTTACCGGTGGAACTTCTCCGAACGGTGGGGTATGGAGGGCCAGATCGGCGTGGGTTATATCTATACCGAGTATGACGAGTATTGCCCGAATAACTGCGGGGTGCGCATCGGTTCCGGTACGAAGCATTACGTCGGTCCCACGAAGTTGGCGCTGAATCTCATTTACCGTTTCGGGAAGAAGAAACGCATGGCCGAGGCCGCCCGCCTCGCTGCGCTCAACGCTCCGAAGCCCATCATCGAGGAGCGCATCGTGCGCGACACGGTTATCATTCGTGATACCGTCGTTATCCATGCTTCTGAGCCACCCCGAATGTTCCGCAACGAAACTTACGTCCTGCATTTGCAGTACGAGGCTGGCAGCGCCAAAATCGTGCGTACACTGGCCGACAATGGGGAGCGCCTGGCCGCTTTCAAAGAGTTCATTGACCGGATACAGGGAGATTCGACGGTCGTCATCCAGCGTATTTCTTTGACGGGTTACTGTTCGATCGAAGGTACGGCCCAATACAACGACCGGCTGTCGAGCACCCGTGCACACAGTCTTCAGGAATACCTGCTGGACTTCTATCCGTGGATGAAGGACATCATGCACACGGCCGGCCGCGGAGAGGATTGGAGCGGTCTGCTGCGTCTGGTCGAACAGAGCGACAATACGGCGTGGAAGAACGCTATCGAGCGCATCATCCTCAATACGGGCGTTTACGAAGGCCGCGAACGCAAACTGATGGATCTCTATGGCGGAGAGCCTTACCGGTGGATGTTCCGGGAGTTCTTCCCCGAACTGCGGCGCATCGAGTGCAAGGTGGAATACGAGGTCAAGACGGAGTGA
- a CDS encoding Mfa1 family fimbria major subunit (Members of this family are fimbrial shaft proteins (major subunit proteins), found in the Bacteriodetes. The family is named for Mfa1 from Porphyromonas gingivalis, and is related to but distinct from the family of FimA from the species.): MKTKSIIAGMLSTMLLAVGCNKEDGGNRVTPEAGVKTYASFSVSLLNQSTRAASTDPNAVATETKISDLNIYIFNGGVLETKGRITLNTDNKGTTALATTTGTKTIYAVANYNNAQGAIGSLQSDFEKQLIAATDIAEENGFFMAGKTEATLTERTEDEATQDANLIKISVARGAAKVQMQFVTNVPVKPVVNATVADAKFTLAQQNSQTYLAKLTAGEFSPKGKTAEQTDADRDGTYDHLTKLQTDAIKWTNGLTTYDNTFANSQYLAENVNEAPTTGNTSYVLVSLQVTPQATADATGNVTQTALTPGTTFYVLAKKELASGKITFALKDNQILYFKQEADATTYKATQGELVDYEVLTYTNGISYYRLNIRDIRETTLTKKYAVNRNHYYKVNITEISNLGFNTAAGTIPTEPTTPLETQTHISADITIEPWTVVDMNEPLG; the protein is encoded by the coding sequence ATGAAAACCAAATCGATTATCGCTGGCATGCTTTCGACGATGCTGCTGGCTGTAGGATGCAACAAGGAAGACGGTGGCAACCGTGTTACCCCGGAAGCCGGAGTCAAGACGTACGCTTCGTTCTCGGTGTCTCTTCTGAATCAGAGTACGCGCGCCGCTTCCACCGATCCCAACGCCGTAGCAACAGAGACAAAAATCAGCGACCTCAACATCTACATCTTCAACGGCGGGGTCTTGGAGACTAAGGGCCGGATTACTCTGAATACAGACAATAAAGGCACTACGGCCCTCGCTACGACTACCGGCACCAAGACGATCTACGCCGTGGCCAACTACAACAATGCTCAGGGAGCTATCGGCTCGCTGCAGAGCGATTTCGAGAAACAGTTGATCGCTGCTACGGATATCGCCGAAGAGAACGGCTTCTTCATGGCCGGTAAGACGGAAGCTACCCTGACCGAGCGGACGGAGGATGAGGCTACCCAAGACGCCAATCTCATCAAGATCTCCGTCGCTCGCGGCGCCGCCAAAGTGCAGATGCAGTTCGTGACTAACGTTCCCGTGAAGCCGGTCGTTAATGCCACCGTCGCCGATGCCAAGTTCACGCTGGCACAGCAGAATTCCCAGACGTACCTCGCCAAACTCACTGCAGGAGAGTTCTCGCCCAAGGGTAAAACCGCCGAGCAGACCGATGCTGACAGAGACGGCACTTACGACCACCTGACGAAACTGCAGACAGACGCTATCAAGTGGACGAACGGTTTGACGACGTATGACAATACCTTCGCTAATTCGCAGTACCTGGCCGAGAACGTCAACGAGGCTCCGACTACCGGTAATACCTCTTACGTGCTGGTCAGCCTGCAGGTTACTCCCCAGGCAACAGCAGACGCTACCGGTAATGTAACCCAAACAGCCTTGACGCCCGGCACAACATTCTACGTGCTGGCCAAGAAAGAACTCGCTTCGGGTAAGATCACCTTCGCCCTCAAAGACAACCAGATCCTCTATTTCAAACAAGAGGCCGATGCTACTACGTACAAGGCTACGCAGGGCGAACTGGTTGATTACGAGGTGCTGACATATACCAATGGTATAAGCTACTACCGCCTCAATATCCGCGACATCCGCGAGACCACTCTGACCAAGAAGTACGCTGTGAACCGCAACCATTACTACAAGGTCAATATTACCGAGATCAGCAACCTGGGCTTCAATACTGCCGCTGGTACGATTCCGACCGAACCGACCACTCCGCTGGAAACCCAGACCCACATCTCGGCCGACATCACGATCGAACCGTGGACGGTAGTGGATATGAACGAGCCGCTGGGCTAA